One genomic window of Nicotiana sylvestris chromosome 10, ASM39365v2, whole genome shotgun sequence includes the following:
- the LOC138879425 gene encoding uncharacterized protein translates to MGDGGVSLQVIFEMLQAQQIDIALLQSQNRTPNTVEPVNTRRAEPALERPDESNSGTDPTIMKMLEELTKRIESGEKKIEENDKKVETYNSRVDQILGAPPVLKGLDAKTFVQKPFPLSATLMPIPKKFHMPNIPKYNGTTDPNKHITSYTCGIKGNDFNDDEIEFVLLKIFREKLSKGAIIWYHNLAPNSIDSFSMLADAFIKAHAGAIKVATRKSNIFKIKQRNDEMLREFVSWFQMERMELPPVSDDWAVQAFM, encoded by the coding sequence ATGGGAGATGggggagtcagcctccaagtgatatttgagatgctgcaagctcagcaaatcgACATCGCTCTACTTCAGAGTCAGAATAGAACTCCAAATACGGTCGAACCAGTGAATACTCGGCGTGCTGAACCAGCCCTAGAAAGGCCCGATGAAAGCaactcggggactgaccccacaattatgaaaatgctcgaggaattaaccaagaggatcgagtctggagaaaagaaaattgaagaaaatgataagaaagtggaaacttataactcccGGGTAGACCAGATACTGGGGGCACCTCCCGTTTTGAAAGGTCTAGATGCCAAAACATTCGTACAAAAACCATTTCCCCTGAGCGCGACTCTGATGCCCATTCCCAAGAAGTTTCATATGCCCAATATACCCAAATATAATGGCACAACCGACCCTAACAAGCATATAACTTCATACACTTGtgggatcaaaggaaatgactttaATGACGATGAAATCGAGTTTGTTTTGTTGAAAATATTCAGGGAAAAACTATCAAAAGGAGCCataatttggtatcacaacttagctcctaactctatcGATTCATTCTCTATGTTAGCAGATGCCTTCATAAAAGCACACGctggggccataaaggtggccacaAGAAAATCAAACATCTTCAAGATAAAACAAAGGAATGACGAGATGCTAAGAGAGTTCGTGTCCTGGTTTCAGATGGAAAGAATGGAGTTACCACCAGTCTCTGacgactgggcagtacaggcctttATGTAG
- the LOC138879426 gene encoding uncharacterized protein, whose translation MSKSGFDKHTDPTEVPLLSEYNFSIDASGTVSAIGRIKDTKWPKPIQTDPSQRNPNLMCKYHGTHGHRIEDCRRLREEVTRLFNEGHLREFLSDRAKNHFRERDARKNEQEEPQHVIHMIIGGVDVALQPVFKRTKVPIAREKWTKSYVPEDVLSFYDVEAEGISQPHNEALVISILLNNIQVKRVLVDLGSSTNIIRSRVVEQHGLQDQIIPASWVLNGFNMESEMTKGEIILPVNISRTIQDTKFHVIEGHMRYNALLGRTWIHNMNAVPSTLYQLMKLPTEEGVITVYREQHVAKEMFAIEDMVLTSEPSTSENSSIRGK comes from the coding sequence atgagtaagagcGGGTTCGATAAGCACACCGACCCCACCGAGGTGCCTCtattatcagaatacaacttcagcatagATGCATCAGGGACCGTCTCAGCTATTGGGAGAATCAAAGATACCAAGTGGCCTAAGCCAATACaaaccgatccttctcaaaggaacccaaacttgatgtgcaagtatcatggcacacatggtcatagAATAGAAGATTGCCGGCGTCTAAGGGAAGAAGTGACTCGTTTGTTCAacgagggccaccttcgagaatttcTAAGTGATCGGGCTAAAAAtcacttcagggagagagatgcaagaaaaaatgaacaagaagaaccacaacatgtaatccacatgatcattggcggAGTCGATGTCGCTCTACAACCTGTGTTCAAGCGCACCAAAGTACCAATCGCCAGAGAAAAATGGACTAAGAGCTATGTGCCAGAGGACGTCTTATCATTCTATGACGTGGAagcagaaggcatatctcagcctcacaacgaagccctggtaatatctatcctttTGAATaacattcaagttaaacgtgttttggtggatctaggtagctcaacaaacataatcagatcgagggtcgtggaacaACACGGCCTACAAGATCAGATTATACCTGCATCCTGGGTCCTGAACGGCTTCAACATGGAAAGCGAAATGACAAAGGGAGAAATTATCTTGCCAGTAAACATATCCAGGACCATACAAGATACAAAGTTCCATGTCATTGAAGGTCATATGAGGTATAACGCGCTCCTCGGGAGaacatggatacacaacatgaatGCAGTGCCTTCAACTCTTTACCAACTGATGAAGTTACCAACAGAGGAAGGAGTGATAACAGTCTACAGAGAGCAACATGTTGCAAAGGAGATGTTTGCGATCGAGGACATGGTGCTGACATCGGAGCCTTCGACCTCGGAAAACTCGAGCATTAGAGGTAAATAG